The proteins below come from a single Magallana gigas chromosome 10, xbMagGiga1.1, whole genome shotgun sequence genomic window:
- the LOC105345130 gene encoding aggrecan core protein-like — MSQHHRFENKQKWSVIGIFLFSAMYMQTISAEGDIQGIYLHKVSPNEAVQAETTPCFIKSAQVSSRLGCAHSCINHFPECAAVYYNKVMKLCKLLRCRPTDRLENQNLVGIPSGWELLEDIKACEEDWILFAGHCYHFIATGTIWNNAVSDCNSRGGYLIELYSQEEVDWVKDSFLLPETGVKAQCPTQWDCHIWIGASFQHGSSTFVYNSGKSMVYPKWAIGQPNNKNGDQECVGLMRSGEGNDWAFYEIVQYLCQKAK; from the exons atgtcgCAGCATCATAGATTTGAGAACAAGCAGAAATGGTCAGTTATTGGTATCTTTCTATTTTCGGCAATGTATATGCAAACGATCTCTGCAGAGGGAGACATTCAAGGGATCTATCTGCACAAGGTCTCGCCCAACGAAGCTGTGCAGGCTGAAACAACTCCATGTTTCATTAAATCTGCCCAAGTTTCAAGCCGCTTGGGGTGTGCCCATTCATGCATAAATCACTTTCCTGAATGCGCGGCTGTTTACTACAATAAAGTCATGAAACTTTGCAAACTTCTCAGATGTCGCCCGACGGACAGACTGGAGAACCAAAACCTGGTAGGAATTCCTTCTGGATGGGAACTCTTGGAGGACATTAAAG CATGTGAAGAGGACTGGATTCTGTTTGCAGGCCATTGCTATCATTTCATTGCAACTGGGACAATATGGAACAACGCCGTG TCTGATTGCAATAGTAGAGGCGGCTATCTGATTGAACTATATTCTCAAGAGGAAGTAGATTGGGTGAAGGACTCTTTTCTTTTACCAGAAACGGGAG TTAAAGCACAGTGCCCCACCCAGTGGGATTGTCATATCTGGATTGGTGCTTCGTTTCAGCATGGGTCCTCTACATTTGTTTATAACAGCGGAAAATCAATGGTATATCCAAAGTGGGCCATTGGCCAGCCCAACAATAAAAATGGGGATCAGGAGTGTGTTGGTTTGATGCGGTCTGGAGAAGGGAATGACTGGGCGTTTTACGAAATTGTTCAGTATCTTTGTCAAAAGGCCAAGTAA